From a region of the Fischerella sp. JS2 genome:
- a CDS encoding CIA30 family protein → MTDKNRSQWNLGRFIETLTYFEVVPLVNWIQDFFQGRTKNNQNQPDGAKQVGVVLVAGATGGVGKRVVRRLVERGYRVRSLVREIEKARSLIGVNTELIVADITKPETLTPLVMANIQAIICCTAVRVQPKEGDTPEREKYYQGVKFYQPEIVGDTPENVEYQGVKNLVEAAVKYLPASGEKILFDFTNPSTEIKNIWGAVDDVVMGGVSESNLQLVEGTALFAGNVSTANSGGFASVRTKNFSPAFNLSGYEGINLRVRGDGKRYKFFLRTDTKWDGVGYSYSFDTIANTWIDVRIPFADLIPVFRAQTLQDCPSIATNQISSFQLMLSKFEYDSELNPHFWPGGFALQVESIKAYGGETLPQFILVSSAGVTRPGRPGINLEEEPPAVRLNDQLGGILTWKLKGEDSLRTSGIPYTIIRPCALTEEAGGKSLIFEQGDNIRGKISREDVAEICLQALQQPQACNVTFEVKEGEDRTSSIEWQKLFAQLQPDSASQRQL, encoded by the coding sequence ATGACTGATAAAAATCGCTCTCAATGGAACTTAGGGAGATTTATCGAAACCCTTACTTATTTTGAAGTTGTACCTTTGGTTAACTGGATACAAGATTTCTTCCAAGGTCGTACCAAGAATAATCAAAATCAACCAGATGGAGCAAAGCAAGTGGGTGTAGTACTAGTAGCAGGTGCAACGGGTGGTGTTGGAAAGCGAGTGGTACGGCGACTAGTTGAACGAGGTTATCGAGTGCGATCGCTTGTACGTGAGATTGAGAAAGCGCGCTCACTTATTGGTGTTAATACTGAGTTAATAGTTGCAGATATTACTAAACCAGAAACATTAACACCCCTAGTAATGGCTAACATCCAAGCCATCATTTGTTGTACAGCAGTGCGGGTACAGCCAAAAGAAGGAGATACACCAGAACGAGAAAAATACTATCAAGGTGTTAAATTTTATCAGCCAGAAATAGTCGGCGACACTCCAGAAAATGTGGAGTATCAAGGCGTAAAAAACTTAGTAGAAGCAGCTGTGAAATATCTGCCTGCTTCAGGAGAAAAAATATTATTTGATTTCACCAACCCATCCACAGAAATAAAAAATATCTGGGGTGCAGTAGATGATGTAGTTATGGGTGGAGTCAGTGAAAGTAATCTTCAATTAGTAGAAGGTACAGCTTTATTTGCTGGTAATGTTTCCACTGCTAACTCTGGTGGCTTTGCTTCTGTCAGAACTAAAAATTTTTCTCCTGCTTTTAATTTATCTGGCTACGAAGGTATAAATTTACGTGTGAGAGGCGATGGCAAGCGTTATAAATTCTTTCTCCGTACAGACACAAAATGGGACGGAGTTGGTTATAGTTATTCTTTTGACACCATAGCAAATACTTGGATAGATGTTCGCATTCCGTTTGCGGATTTAATTCCTGTATTTAGGGCTCAAACTTTGCAAGATTGTCCGTCAATTGCCACCAATCAAATTTCCTCATTTCAGTTAATGTTGAGTAAGTTTGAATATGATAGTGAATTAAATCCCCACTTTTGGCCTGGTGGTTTTGCCTTGCAGGTAGAATCAATCAAAGCTTACGGAGGGGAAACTTTACCACAATTTATTCTTGTTAGTTCCGCAGGGGTGACTCGTCCAGGACGTCCAGGAATCAATTTGGAGGAAGAACCACCAGCAGTCAGATTAAACGACCAATTGGGAGGTATTCTGACTTGGAAATTAAAGGGCGAAGACAGTTTACGAACAAGTGGAATTCCCTATACAATTATTAGACCTTGTGCACTGACAGAAGAAGCAGGCGGCAAATCACTAATATTTGAGCAAGGCGATAATATTAGGGGAAAAATTAGTCGCGAAGATGTGGCAGAAATTTGTTTACAAGCGCTACAACAACCGCAGGCGTGTAACGTCACTTTTGAAGTCAAAGAGGGAGAAGATCGCACTAGTTCTATAGAGTGGCAAAAATTATTTGCACAACTACAACCTGATTCAGCAAGTCAAAGGCAGCTATAG
- a CDS encoding Ycf66 family protein, with product MFNNPLNLIGTILIIAAVALSVLPFVRPKLFRRQDIVLIIVYFITGFILFFTDRWYGKELIQFTLILLTISALFYTFESIRLRSKNLQQ from the coding sequence ATGTTTAATAACCCACTTAATCTGATTGGCACTATTTTAATTATTGCAGCTGTTGCTTTATCGGTTTTGCCTTTTGTGCGTCCAAAGTTGTTCCGTCGTCAAGATATAGTATTAATAATAGTATATTTTATTACTGGTTTTATTCTGTTTTTTACAGACAGATGGTATGGCAAAGAATTAATTCAATTTACTTTAATCCTTTTGACCATATCCGCTCTTTTTTACACTTTTGAAAGTATCCGATTGCGAAGTAAAAATCTACAACAGTAA
- a CDS encoding protein kinase domain-containing protein yields MLGKLLDGRYRVIQVLSAGGFGETYIAEDTRRPGNPKCVLKLLKPASSEPYYLQTARRLFNSEAEILEQLGNHDQIPRLLAYFEESEEFCLVQELIVGHPLSAEMRSGQPWTESQVIQMLQNVLGVLEFVHGYDVIHRDIKPDNLIRRDSDGKLVLIDFGAVKQMRSQLAASPSQMAATVAIGTPGYMPAEQAQGRPRPNSDIYAVGIIAIQALTGLLPTQLQDNPETGEIIWPNQAQASPRLIAILQKMVRYHYRDRYQSATEILRDLQQLQHPFPPTQPQISSANAQSTMPQLMNMYPQTSVPPSGVTDYSTPSSQVTPPPAWINKTLSVARFLPFVGAAGLFLFKAPTWIILLGIGLATFGVGLFFLRSSFPRLAKDYDAVFAVVFCLCGILLLFQEYQSYGNQEIPITQFLLAGAGIYSAAECIRLRGMNK; encoded by the coding sequence ATGTTAGGAAAGCTACTAGACGGTCGTTACAGAGTAATCCAAGTCCTGAGTGCCGGAGGATTTGGTGAAACTTATATTGCCGAAGATACCCGCCGACCAGGCAACCCTAAATGCGTTCTTAAGTTGCTGAAACCTGCGAGTTCCGAACCCTATTACTTGCAGACTGCCAGGCGCTTATTTAATAGTGAGGCTGAGATACTTGAACAACTGGGAAATCATGACCAAATTCCTCGTCTGTTAGCTTATTTTGAAGAGAGCGAAGAATTTTGCTTAGTGCAAGAGTTGATTGTTGGACATCCACTCAGTGCAGAAATGCGAAGTGGTCAACCTTGGACTGAAAGCCAAGTTATTCAGATGTTACAGAATGTTTTGGGAGTGTTGGAATTTGTTCATGGATACGATGTGATTCATCGTGACATCAAGCCTGATAATTTAATTAGACGTGACTCGGATGGCAAATTAGTTTTAATTGACTTTGGTGCTGTGAAACAAATGCGATCGCAACTGGCTGCATCTCCTAGTCAAATGGCTGCGACTGTTGCAATTGGCACTCCTGGTTATATGCCGGCTGAACAGGCCCAAGGCAGACCACGCCCAAATAGTGATATTTATGCTGTTGGGATCATTGCCATCCAAGCACTCACGGGATTGTTGCCAACTCAGTTGCAGGACAATCCTGAAACTGGGGAAATAATTTGGCCTAACCAAGCCCAGGCTTCCCCCAGACTCATAGCGATTCTACAGAAAATGGTACGCTACCACTACCGCGATCGCTATCAATCTGCAACAGAAATCTTGCGGGATCTTCAGCAGTTACAACATCCGTTTCCACCGACACAACCACAAATTTCATCTGCTAACGCTCAATCAACTATGCCGCAGCTGATGAATATGTACCCGCAAACATCAGTACCCCCTTCTGGTGTCACGGACTACTCCACACCCTCTTCTCAAGTTACACCGCCACCCGCTTGGATCAACAAAACTCTTTCTGTAGCTAGATTCTTACCTTTTGTCGGTGCGGCAGGATTATTTTTATTTAAAGCACCCACCTGGATTATTTTGTTAGGTATTGGTTTAGCAACTTTTGGAGTTGGTTTATTTTTCCTGCGTTCTTCATTTCCCAGATTAGCAAAAGATTACGACGCAGTTTTTGCTGTAGTCTTCTGTTTGTGTGGCATACTGCTGCTATTTCAAGAATATCAATCCTATGGCAATCAAGAAATACCAATCACCCAGTTTTTACTAGCAGGAGCAGGTATATATTCTGCTGCGGAGTGTATTCGTTTACGTGGCATGAATAAATAA
- a CDS encoding alpha/beta hydrolase produces MLQFQPPGFGHKTINTSLGSMVYYTQTAAPWCYTETEDLPPLIFFHCFGGGSSAYEWSKVYPAFAASHRILAPDLIGWGDSAHPVRDYQINDYLTIITEFIRHTCCPPVKVVASSLTAALMIRLAIAQPFLFQELYLVCPSGFDDFGQGAGRRLPLQIINTPVLDNLIYALGAENEIAVNNFLRSFLFAKPERVSPEIVEAYLFSAQQPNAKFAALAFLRGDLYFDLSLYIQQLNIPTVIFWGKEAQFTSVKLGQRLAKLNSRAIQDFHVIPNTGVLPHLEQPEVMIGLLQRYLYISRN; encoded by the coding sequence ATGCTTCAGTTTCAACCTCCAGGCTTCGGGCATAAAACAATTAATACCTCTTTAGGGTCAATGGTTTACTATACCCAAACTGCTGCACCTTGGTGTTACACCGAGACTGAAGATTTACCACCACTGATTTTTTTTCACTGTTTTGGTGGTGGGTCTTCTGCTTATGAATGGTCAAAAGTTTATCCTGCTTTTGCCGCTTCTCACCGTATACTCGCACCAGACTTAATTGGTTGGGGAGATTCTGCTCACCCAGTAAGAGATTATCAAATTAATGATTATTTAACAATTATCACAGAATTTATCAGACACACTTGTTGTCCACCTGTAAAGGTAGTGGCGTCTTCCCTAACTGCTGCTTTGATGATTCGACTGGCTATTGCTCAGCCTTTTTTATTTCAAGAGTTGTATTTAGTCTGCCCTTCTGGTTTTGATGACTTTGGGCAAGGTGCAGGGCGTAGACTGCCGCTTCAGATAATTAACACTCCAGTGTTGGATAATTTAATTTATGCTTTGGGTGCTGAGAATGAAATTGCAGTAAATAACTTTTTGCGAAGTTTTTTGTTTGCCAAACCAGAACGAGTTTCGCCCGAAATAGTAGAGGCATATTTATTTTCTGCTCAACAGCCAAATGCCAAATTTGCAGCTTTGGCATTTTTGCGGGGCGACCTTTATTTTGATTTAAGTTTGTATATTCAACAGCTAAATATTCCCACAGTCATTTTTTGGGGGAAAGAGGCACAATTTACAAGTGTAAAATTAGGGCAACGGTTGGCAAAATTGAATTCCAGAGCAATTCAAGATTTTCATGTCATTCCCAATACGGGAGTGCTACCACATCTAGAACAGCCAGAGGTGATGATTGGGTTATTACAGCGATATTTGTATATCAGTAGAAATTAG
- the psb28 gene encoding photosystem II reaction center protein Psb28 gives MASTTPTIEFFNGIHEELGNVSLRRGRSGKRIILMTFNKLQALEGFNSFTKQSLNTMLLSDEEGKISITPASVQFIFGGAEGDELQRVECKLEIEQDDHWERVMRFMHRYAEVNGMAYGES, from the coding sequence ATGGCATCTACAACACCCACAATTGAATTTTTTAATGGTATTCATGAAGAACTAGGTAACGTCAGCTTGCGACGTGGTCGTTCTGGAAAACGTATTATCTTAATGACATTTAACAAGTTGCAAGCCTTAGAAGGATTCAATAGCTTCACAAAACAATCCTTAAATACGATGCTGTTAAGCGACGAAGAAGGCAAAATTAGTATCACACCTGCGTCTGTACAATTTATTTTTGGGGGTGCAGAAGGTGATGAGTTACAGAGGGTAGAGTGCAAATTGGAAATTGAACAGGACGATCATTGGGAAAGAGTTATGAGATTTATGCATCGCTACGCTGAGGTAAATGGTATGGCCTATGGTGAATCTTAA
- a CDS encoding serine hydrolase, producing the protein METRTNIPGFSRPQPISKRQKPLRKVHKSSQQQRPSPTGTKLTRVKSTSTPTTATVAKKRPSIVVPAAIKPLPAKPGQIPPFKPSNAKVKTVKSRKQALPKKVRTSRKTRLKPMARTMLYALRLLIVGIGIGAIVGTVLSVLDPANQMTTTETSPQNAKSGQGQIQAIPTPTPAAVLSLSQEITSLKTNLQSLTSANANLTPGVFVVDLENGSYVDINASASFPAASTIKIPILVAFFQDVDAGKISLDEMLTMQKEMIVGGSGQMQYKPVGTQFKALEVATKMMSVSDNTATNMLIARLGGIEALNQRFRSWGLNTTVIRNQLPDLQGTNTTSPKELGNLMAMVSQGNLLNMASRDRILDIMRNTVRNHLLPTGLGQGATIAHKTGDIGTMLADAGLVDLPTGKRYIVSVMVQRPNNDPRAEKLIGSISKATYQQFTQTTPTIQTPAPTPAPTPAPSITPNPTPTSYQPQVITPAPLPTSTQPTINYQQYPLMSPPLPNSISNPLPATGGYQYQPPLTNQPQYYYSPYGYPR; encoded by the coding sequence ATGGAAACCAGAACAAATATACCCGGTTTCTCGCGACCTCAACCTATAAGCAAACGCCAAAAACCTCTCCGGAAAGTACACAAGTCGAGCCAGCAACAACGCCCCTCTCCAACTGGGACAAAGCTGACACGTGTCAAATCTACTTCTACTCCTACCACTGCGACTGTGGCGAAAAAACGGCCCAGCATAGTAGTACCAGCAGCGATCAAACCTCTGCCTGCAAAACCGGGACAAATTCCACCTTTTAAGCCAAGCAATGCCAAAGTAAAAACTGTAAAATCTCGGAAACAAGCACTGCCTAAAAAAGTCAGAACATCCCGAAAAACAAGGTTAAAGCCAATGGCTAGAACCATGCTCTATGCCTTACGGTTATTAATAGTAGGAATTGGTATTGGTGCGATCGTGGGAACAGTATTGTCGGTACTAGACCCTGCCAATCAAATGACCACAACAGAGACCTCACCTCAGAATGCCAAATCAGGGCAAGGACAAATCCAGGCTATCCCTACTCCCACACCTGCTGCTGTTTTATCCCTATCACAGGAAATTACTTCCTTAAAAACTAATTTACAAAGCTTAACATCTGCTAACGCCAATCTCACACCAGGAGTTTTCGTGGTGGATTTGGAAAATGGTAGTTATGTAGATATAAATGCCTCTGCCAGTTTTCCCGCAGCCAGTACTATTAAAATCCCCATTCTAGTAGCTTTTTTCCAAGATGTCGATGCAGGTAAAATCAGCTTGGATGAAATGCTGACTATGCAGAAAGAAATGATAGTTGGCGGTTCTGGACAGATGCAGTATAAACCCGTCGGCACTCAATTTAAGGCGCTGGAAGTTGCTACTAAGATGATGAGTGTCAGTGATAATACAGCAACAAATATGCTTATAGCCCGGCTGGGTGGTATTGAAGCTTTAAATCAGCGTTTTCGGAGTTGGGGTTTAAATACTACAGTAATTCGCAATCAACTGCCTGATTTGCAAGGTACAAACACAACTAGTCCCAAAGAATTGGGGAACTTGATGGCGATGGTTAGTCAAGGCAATTTGTTGAACATGGCATCGCGCGATCGCATCCTGGATATTATGCGTAATACTGTCAGAAACCATCTGTTACCAACTGGGTTGGGACAGGGTGCAACCATTGCCCATAAAACTGGTGATATTGGCACCATGCTAGCAGATGCAGGTCTAGTAGACCTCCCCACAGGCAAGCGTTATATAGTCTCAGTCATGGTACAACGCCCCAATAACGACCCCCGTGCTGAAAAACTCATTGGGTCTATATCTAAAGCTACGTACCAACAATTTACTCAAACAACCCCCACTATACAAACTCCTGCACCAACTCCTGCACCAACTCCTGCACCAAGTATTACTCCAAACCCAACCCCGACCAGCTATCAGCCACAGGTAATTACTCCTGCACCCCTACCAACAAGTACTCAACCTACAATTAATTATCAGCAGTATCCTCTGATGAGTCCGCCTCTGCCGAATAGCATCAGCAATCCTTTACCCGCAACTGGTGGCTATCAGTACCAACCACCACTAACCAATCAGCCACAGTATTATTATTCTCCTTACGGCTATCCCAGGTAA
- a CDS encoding RNA methyltransferase: MTLAGVKIILVEPAGPLNVGSVARVMKNFDLNQLVLVNPQCDPWGTQARQMAVHAQDILDASVSVETLPAALQGCKRAIATTGIIHDWDAPLESPRIALPWLLEEIGQPAALIFGREDRGLTNQELNYAQRFVRISTSSSYSSLNLATAVAICCYELSQIQDIEHKDKRELGAPIPTRDWGLGEGTKENRSDSGSSEKTSDSEIASIEVMEGYYQQLESLLLKIGYLYPHTAASRMEKFRQLYNRSQLQNREVAMLRGILRQVEWALSSQKNHENL, translated from the coding sequence ATGACATTAGCTGGAGTAAAAATTATACTGGTAGAACCAGCTGGTCCCTTGAACGTGGGGTCTGTAGCACGAGTGATGAAAAATTTCGATCTCAATCAACTGGTGTTAGTAAATCCTCAATGTGACCCTTGGGGAACACAAGCAAGGCAGATGGCGGTTCATGCTCAAGATATTTTAGACGCATCTGTATCAGTGGAGACATTGCCCGCAGCTTTGCAGGGATGTAAAAGAGCGATCGCTACAACTGGTATTATTCATGATTGGGATGCACCTCTAGAAAGTCCTCGGATAGCACTACCTTGGTTATTAGAAGAAATTGGACAACCCGCAGCGCTCATTTTTGGCAGAGAAGACCGGGGGTTAACTAATCAAGAATTAAACTATGCCCAGCGCTTTGTTCGTATTTCTACTAGTTCTAGTTATTCCTCATTGAATTTAGCTACAGCTGTGGCAATTTGTTGTTATGAATTGTCACAAATTCAGGACATAGAACACAAGGATAAAAGGGAACTCGGGGCCCCCATTCCCACAAGGGATTGGGGATTAGGAGAAGGGACAAAGGAGAATAGGTCTGATTCTGGGTCTTCTGAAAAAACTTCTGATTCCGAAATTGCATCTATAGAGGTTATGGAAGGATACTATCAGCAATTAGAATCTCTACTATTAAAAATTGGCTATCTTTATCCCCATACAGCAGCTAGTCGCATGGAAAAATTTCGGCAACTTTATAACCGCTCTCAACTACAAAACCGTGAAGTTGCTATGTTAAGAGGTATCTTACGACAAGTAGAATGGGCGCTCTCAAGTCAGAAAAATCATGAAAACTTGTGA
- the bchH gene encoding magnesium chelatase subunit H: protein MKRIVLVAGFESFNADLYRKAADMAIASCPELDIRIFSDRDITSKRQEVEAALAGADVFFGSLLFDYDQVLWLRDRIANIPIRLVFESALELMSFTKLGAFAIGDKPKGMPKPVKFILDKFSQGREEDRLAGYISFLKIGPKLLKFVPVQKVQDLRNWLIIYGYWNAGGPENVAALFWTLAEKYLGLKVGDIPPPIETPNMGLLHPDYQGYFASPHEYLEWYYKRQGELPDGAVGRLGDGEKSFSQSPHLPIVGILLYRKHVITKQPYINQLIRRFEEAGLIPLPIFINGVEGHVAVRDWMTSDYETQQRQQGNIETPSLSEEAVKVDVIVSTIGFPLVGGPAGSMEAGRQVEVAKRILNAKNVPYIVAAPLLIQDISSWTRQGIGGLQSVVLYALPELDGAIDTVPLGGLVGENIYLVPERVQRLIGRVKSWIKLRQKPASARKIAIILYGFPPGYGAVGTAALLNVPRSLLKFLQALKDQGYSVGDLPADGEELIRQVKEADEAFDDAENSSITLSRPHVPTSVNAKTLEKWLGYLRTSRIEKQWKSLTGTGIKTYSDEFHIGGVQLGNVWIGVQPPLGIQGDPMRLMFERDLTPHPQYAAFYKWLQNEFQADAVVHFGMHGTVEWLPGSPLGNTGYSWSDILLGDLPNLYIYAANNPSESILAKRRGYGVLISHNVPPYGRAGLYKELVILRDLIAEYREDPKKNYALKEAICKKVVDTGLDADCPFEDAKRLGIPFTPENVRMFSTHAFNDYLVKLYEYLQVLESRLFSSGLHTLGEAPGEEEMAAYLEAYFGNEPPRNTEEERLVRELLMQTTDELMNLLRGLNGEYIPPAPGGDLLRDGPGVLPTGRNIHALDPYRMPSPAAYERGREIGQQIIAQHLQEYGKYPETVAVMLWGLDAIKTKGESLGVLLELVGAEPVKEGTGRIVRYELKPLAEVGHPRIDVLGNLSGIFRDSFVNVIELLDDLFQRAAQAEESEDQNFIRKHALALQAQGVENAWARLFSNPAGDFGSMVNERVTDGNWESGEELANTWQSRNVFSYGRQDRGQARPQVLTQLLKTSDRIVQEIDSVEYGLTDIQEYYANTGGLKKAAEKVGGKKVTASFVESFSKDTTPRKLDDLLRMEYRTKLLNPKWAEAMVNQGSGGAFEVSQRMTALIGWGGTTDFTDDWVYDQAADTYALDPQMAEKLRKANPEAFRNIVGRMLEAHGRGFWQASEDKLQKLRELYELTDEELEGVTV from the coding sequence ATGAAACGCATCGTCTTAGTAGCAGGGTTTGAATCTTTCAACGCTGACTTGTATCGCAAAGCGGCGGATATGGCGATCGCTAGTTGTCCAGAGTTGGATATCAGAATTTTTAGCGATCGCGACATTACTAGTAAGCGCCAAGAAGTAGAAGCCGCACTTGCTGGTGCTGACGTATTTTTTGGTAGCTTGCTGTTTGATTACGATCAGGTGTTATGGTTACGCGATCGCATTGCGAATATTCCCATCCGCCTTGTTTTCGAGTCTGCATTGGAACTGATGAGTTTTACCAAGTTGGGTGCGTTTGCCATTGGTGACAAACCCAAAGGTATGCCCAAACCAGTAAAATTCATTCTCGACAAATTTAGCCAAGGACGAGAAGAAGATAGACTCGCTGGTTACATCAGCTTTTTGAAAATCGGGCCAAAACTGTTAAAGTTTGTACCAGTACAGAAAGTCCAAGACTTACGCAACTGGCTAATTATCTATGGTTACTGGAACGCAGGTGGACCGGAAAACGTTGCTGCCTTATTTTGGACACTAGCAGAAAAATACTTGGGGTTAAAAGTTGGTGACATTCCCCCACCCATCGAAACCCCCAACATGGGATTACTCCACCCGGATTATCAGGGATATTTTGCATCTCCCCATGAGTATTTGGAGTGGTATTACAAAAGACAAGGGGAACTTCCCGATGGGGCGGTAGGGAGATTGGGAGATGGGGAGAAATCTTTCTCTCAATCACCGCATCTTCCTATAGTCGGAATTCTCCTCTATCGCAAACATGTCATCACCAAACAACCATACATTAACCAACTAATTCGCCGTTTTGAGGAAGCTGGATTAATCCCATTACCCATATTTATCAACGGTGTAGAAGGACACGTCGCTGTCCGTGACTGGATGACAAGTGATTACGAAACTCAGCAACGCCAACAGGGTAATATCGAAACTCCGTCTTTGTCTGAGGAAGCAGTCAAAGTAGATGTGATCGTCTCGACAATTGGTTTTCCTTTAGTGGGTGGCCCTGCTGGTTCAATGGAAGCTGGACGGCAAGTCGAAGTAGCAAAACGCATCCTGAACGCTAAGAATGTTCCGTATATCGTTGCTGCACCTTTATTAATTCAAGATATTTCTTCCTGGACACGCCAAGGTATCGGTGGATTGCAGAGTGTAGTTTTATACGCACTTCCAGAACTAGATGGAGCGATCGACACTGTTCCCCTTGGTGGTTTGGTGGGAGAAAACATCTATCTGGTTCCCGAAAGAGTACAACGTTTAATTGGCAGAGTCAAAAGCTGGATCAAACTGCGGCAAAAACCCGCATCTGCCAGAAAAATTGCCATTATTCTCTATGGATTCCCACCTGGTTATGGTGCAGTGGGAACTGCTGCCTTATTGAATGTACCTCGTAGTCTGCTGAAATTCCTGCAAGCGCTTAAAGACCAAGGTTACAGCGTCGGAGATTTGCCAGCAGATGGAGAAGAATTGATTCGGCAGGTGAAAGAAGCGGATGAAGCTTTTGATGACGCAGAGAATTCTTCTATTACCCTATCCCGTCCCCATGTCCCTACCTCTGTGAATGCTAAAACCCTAGAAAAATGGTTGGGATATCTCCGCACTTCTCGAATTGAAAAGCAATGGAAATCTCTTACAGGTACTGGAATTAAAACCTATAGCGATGAATTTCACATTGGCGGTGTGCAATTAGGAAATGTCTGGATTGGTGTCCAACCACCGTTGGGAATACAAGGCGACCCGATGCGGTTAATGTTTGAACGAGATTTAACGCCGCATCCTCAGTATGCTGCTTTCTACAAATGGCTGCAAAATGAGTTCCAAGCTGATGCTGTGGTTCACTTTGGTATGCACGGTACGGTGGAATGGTTACCAGGTTCGCCTTTGGGTAATACGGGGTATTCTTGGTCAGATATTTTACTGGGAGATTTGCCTAATTTATATATATATGCAGCAAATAATCCTTCAGAATCGATTTTGGCGAAGCGTCGCGGTTACGGGGTGTTAATTTCTCACAATGTACCACCTTATGGTCGTGCAGGTTTGTATAAGGAATTGGTGATATTGCGGGATTTGATTGCCGAGTATCGCGAAGATCCAAAGAAGAATTATGCCCTCAAGGAAGCGATTTGTAAAAAGGTTGTTGATACTGGTTTAGATGCAGATTGTCCGTTTGAAGATGCGAAACGTTTAGGAATTCCTTTTACGCCAGAGAATGTGCGGATGTTTAGCACCCATGCTTTTAATGATTATTTGGTGAAGTTGTACGAGTATTTACAAGTTTTAGAGAGTAGGTTGTTTTCTTCTGGGTTGCATACCTTGGGAGAAGCGCCGGGTGAGGAGGAGATGGCGGCGTATTTAGAGGCTTATTTTGGGAATGAACCCCCCAGAAACACAGAAGAGGAGAGGCTGGTTCGAGAGTTGTTGATGCAAACTACTGATGAGTTGATGAATTTGTTGCGAGGTTTAAATGGGGAGTATATTCCGCCTGCGCCTGGTGGTGATTTGTTGCGCGATGGCCCTGGTGTGTTGCCTACGGGCAGGAATATTCATGCTTTAGACCCCTACAGGATGCCTTCGCCGGCGGCGTATGAAAGGGGAAGGGAAATTGGTCAACAAATTATTGCCCAGCATTTGCAAGAATACGGTAAGTATCCGGAGACTGTGGCGGTGATGTTGTGGGGTTTGGATGCGATTAAAACTAAGGGTGAATCTCTGGGGGTTTTGTTGGAGTTGGTGGGGGCGGAACCTGTGAAAGAGGGGACGGGGCGGATTGTGCGTTATGAGTTAAAGCCTTTAGCTGAGGTAGGACATCCCCGGATTGATGTGTTAGGGAATTTGTCGGGGATTTTCCGGGATAGTTTTGTGAATGTGATTGAGTTGTTGGATGATTTATTTCAACGGGCAGCCCAGGCGGAGGAATCGGAAGACCAGAATTTTATTAGAAAACATGCTTTAGCTTTGCAGGCGCAGGGTGTGGAGAATGCTTGGGCAAGATTATTTTCTAACCCGGCAGGTGATTTTGGTTCAATGGTGAATGAGCGTGTGACTGATGGTAACTGGGAATCTGGTGAGGAGTTGGCAAATACTTGGCAAAGTCGCAATGTGTTTAGTTACGGTAGGCAAGACCGGGGTCAAGCAAGACCCCAAGTGCTGACGCAGTTGTTAAAAACGAGCGATCGCATTGTGCAAGAAATAGATTCGGTAGAGTATGGTTTAACCGACATTCAGGAATATTACGCCAATACAGGCGGTTTGAAAAAGGCGGCGGAAAAAGTCGGTGGTAAGAAAGTTACAGCTAGTTTTGTAGAAAGTTTCTCAAAAGATACTACACCCCGCAAATTAGATGATTTGTTGCGGATGGAGTATCGTACGAAGTTGCTTAACCCCAAATGGGCAGAAGCAATGGTCAATCAGGGTTCTGGCGGTGCTTTTGAAGTTTCCCAACGAATGACGGCATTGATTGGTTGGGGCGGTACTACTGATTTTACTGATGATTGGGTATATGATCAGGCAGCAGATACTTATGCTTTAGATCCACAAATGGCAGAGAAATTGCGAAAAGCTAACCCGGAAGCTTTTAGAAATATTGTTGGTAGGATGTTGGAGGCCCACGGACGAGGTTTTTGGCAAGCTAGCGAGGACAAGTTACAAAAGTTACGAGAATTGTATGAGTTGACAGATGAAGAGTTAGAAGGAGTAACGGTGTGA